The segment AAGCCTAACTCAGCACATCCACAATCGCCGTACCCTCCGCGATGTTAATCGGTCTGCCCAGGTTCGACATGTTCTGGGTGTAGGACGGGATGTCGACTGCGTCGCAGAGGGTGGTGAGGACGTCGCCGACTTCGACTTTCTGGTTGGTGACTTCCATACCGGATTCGTTGGTGGCACCGTAGACCTGACCGCCGTTGATGCCGCCTCCGGCGAAGACACAACTCCAGGCCTGGGCGAAGTGGTCGCGGCCACTGTTCCCGTTGATGTTCGGGGTGCGACCGAACTCTCCCATCCAGAGGATCGTCGTCGTTTCCAGCAGGCCTCGTTGGTCAAGATCGGTCATTAAGGTCGACCAGGCAGAGTCGAGTTCACCGGAGAGATTTTTGACAGCAGTAAAGTTGTCCGCGTGAGTGTCCCAGCTGACACCGTCGAACGGAACTTCAATGACGGAGACTCCCGCTTCGATCAGCCGACGCGCGAGCAGGCAGCTTTGACCGAAGACCCCCGTTCCGTAAGCCTGCCGCAGTTCCTCGGGTTCATCGCTCAGGTCGAACAGTTTTCCTGCCGGACCATTCATCATATTCATCGCCCGTTGATAAACAGTCTGATGCGAGGCGAGTGCCGAGGACGTTCCCTGCCGGTTGGCAAAGTCGGTCTGTAACCGGCTCCAGAGTTCAGTCCGTTTCTGATGCTGGTCGGCATCCAGACTCCCCCCGAGGGCAAGGTCTTCTACCCGAAACGAGGGATAAGCCATCGCGGCGTTTTCGTTGTTGGGATTGCTTTCAGCAGAGGCATCCGTAGGCGTACCGCCTCCCTGGGATGGTATGGCCTGAGCCCGGACAGAGAGAGGGGCGAAACCGGGGCCGAGAAACCCCGGGCCGATTTCCATGCCGAAGTTAATCAACTGACCACCAACAGACATGAAGTTGGGCAACGTATCGTCTGAACCACGAAGTTCTTTCGATAAGGAAGCACAGATCGATGGATAGTTAATCGGTGCCCCGGGACGCTGGCCCGTGTGCATCAGGTACGTTCCGCGGGCGTGGTCTCCTTCTTTGGTGCTGAGGCTGCGGATGATCGCCAGCTTGTCTGCCTGTTGCGCCAACTGCGGAAGATGTTCGCTGATCTGGATACCGGGAACGTTGGTGTCGATCGGTTTGAACTCGCCTCCGTTCTCATGTTCCGGTTTGAGGTCGAACGTGTCTAGCTGACTCGGGCCCCCCGTCATCCAGAGGACGATCAAATTGCGTTTCGGGGAACCCGTTTTTTCCGCCGCCATCGCCTGCGCGAGTGGTCGCAACCAGGGACTGGCACTCGCCCCCGCGATACTTCCCGCAAGAGTCTGCAAACAGCGACGTCGATTGATGTTCCACACAGGGACACCTCTTTTATTGATAGTTGAATGTTAATTAATTGACTAATCGGCAGTCTGTTAACTGCCGATTAGTCTGATTGTCTCAAGGTGTAAATGATCTCAATCTGTAACTCATCTTAAGCTATTAATGACCAAGCCCGCAGTGACATACGGAGTAAGGAAAACTGGTCAAATTACGATGAGATCTTTCCTCAATAATTCATGGTGAATTCTGCCGAATTGAGCAGTGCCCAGAGAATGTGACCGAGGGCGGCTTGCTTCGACTGGGAATCAGGTTGTTCGTTTAAATAGTCGAGAAACATCGCCGCTGTTTCCTCCTCAGGGGGATGCGATAAGGTGGCCAGAAAGAGCGTATTGATTCGTTCGGCATCGGTGTAGAAGGGGGCCGAGAGTGCCTTCAGTATATTGCTCTCTTCAACCGTGACCGCTTGATTGGTTAATGTTCCATTCATCAATGTCAGTGCCTGAGGAATGCCTGATTGATAATCGGTCTGATTGTCGCCCGTCCGTTTGAATTTCTGAATGAACTCCGTCCGTCGGGGATCAATATCAAACATACCGGCCGCCGAAGAAAGCAGCGGTTGTGAAGTTGCCTGAGCTAAGCCGTCGTACAGTTGGTCGGCGGTGAAAGGTTTCATCGCATGTCGGGCGAAATAGCGGATACGTTGGTCGTTTTGCTCTTGAGCTTCGTTTTCTGCTCCACGGCTGGAAAGTTGATACGCGTGCGTGTTGGTTAATTCTCGCAGTAGATAACGCAAGTCGTATTGATGCTCTACAAAGTCATGGGCAATCAGGTCGAGTAGCTCTTCATCCATGGGGGGATTACTGCTGCTGAAGTTGTCAGGAGGGTTGACGATTCCTAACCCAAACAGATGCGACCAAACCCGGTTCACCGTCGCTCGGGCGAACAGCATGTTCTCTTCGCTCGTCATCCAGTCGGCGAGCGCCGACCGGCGAGTGGTTGTCTTAGTATCGATTGGTTCCGTTTCACCGAAGTAGCGGGGGAGAACTTTCTCTTCGCTATCCGGTAGAAAAACTTCGCCGGTAGGCAGATCTGTCAATTGGGGGCCTCCCTGTATCATTTGTCCGTTGCCGTCTGCCTGTGGTGAAATCTGAGCGAAGAAGGCGGCGAAACTCCAGAAGTCGGTCTGCTTCCAGTCGTCAAACGGATGATCGTGACATTGTGCACAGTCGAGTTGCACTCCCAGAAACGTTCGTGAGGTACTGCGGGCGAGTTCTTCCGGTTTCACTTGGAGCGATGAATAATACAGCGCCGGTCCAACTTGATCGAAACTTCCTTCGGCCAGTAGTAATTCCCGTACGAGTTGGTTGTAAGAAACGTTGTCTCGAAACCGACTACGGAGCCATTCTTCGAACCCACCGATCTGGGCGGCATTCAGGTTTTCGATGTTCTCCGAAAGTAGATACGACCGCCATAGATTCGCCAGATGCACCGAGTGCCGGGGACGGGAGAGCAGGTCGTCAATTAATTCGGCGCGGCGGTTGGGAGAATCGTTTTCCTGAAACTCATAAATCTCAGCAACGCGCGGAATGAGGCCTGTTAAATCGAGCGTCGCCCGGCGGATGAATTCGGTATCCGATGTAATTTCCGCCGGTTCGAGTTGTTGTGCTTTCCAAACGGTTTGCAGTCGAGCGTCAATCTGTTCGGCAAGACGCGATTCTTCGGCTGCAGCTGGAGACAAAAGCAGTCCGAATTGCCCCACGGATGCAAGACAGGTCAGAAGTAATAAAGAAAACCGGTATCCGTGAAGTCGCATAAGTATGTTACCTGAACAGGTCTGTTGAGAATGGCGCCTCTTGCATTATATAGGAGATACGAATTCACCCAACTTGTAAACCACAAAATGCGGTTATTTTAGCAAAATAGAGTTCGGTTCTCGAATTCCGCAGGTTCTCGAAAAAATCCTTCGACTGGTGTTCACTATAGAGGAGGAAAACCGGTTGATTTCCAGTGGTTTCCCTGCCTCAGCCTGACTACAATAAGCGTACTAACGATTCCGCAATAGTCTATCATCAACAGGTCTTGCCCCTTATGGATATGCCCGCTCCTGAGTCAAATATTCTCGACAACCTGGAAGCCCCCGCTGCCGCTTACGATGCCATCGTGATTGGCGCTGGCCCCGCCGGAAGTTCGTTCGCCGCACTGTTCGCAGAGCAAGGGCATTCCGTCCTGCTACTCGAGCGAGCTCCTTTTCCCCGGTTTCATGTAGGGGAATCCTTGATTCCCGAAACCTACTGGGCATTGGAGCGACTGGGGCTCATCGAAAAAATGAAGGCCTCCGAGTTTCCACGCAAATACAGCGTACAGTTTATTTCCGGTGACGGAAGAGAATCGTCTCCGTTTTACTTCGATGAATACAACGACCACGAAAGCGCGATCACCTGGCAAGTCGTTCGCAGCGAATTCGACCAGCTTCTCGTCGACAATGCCCGCGAGAAAGGGGCCGATGTCCGTATAGGCGGGCAGGTATTGGATGTCCTTTTTGACGGCGACCGCGCCACGGGAGTGAAGGTTCGCTTCGGAAAAGGAGACGAGGCAACCACCCAGGAGATTGCGTCCAAAGTGATTGTCGACGCGTCCGGACAAACTGCTTTTCTGGCCTCCCGGCTCAAATTGAAAGAACCCGATCCTCAACTGCAAAAAGGAACGGTCTGGTCGTACTTTAAAGGAGCCCGACGTGGTGAAGGCCGAGACGAGGGAGCAACGCTCATTCTCTCCACCGAAGGCAAGAAATCCTGGTTCTGGTACATCCCATTAACAGATGACATTGTCTCCGTCGGTTGCACTGGCGAAATGGATTACATGTTCGGCAATAAGAGAGGGACTCCAGAAGAGATCTTCAAGGACGAACTGAGCCGCTGCGTCGGTTTACAAAGCCGACTGGACTGTGCCGAATGGCCCACCGAGTTCCGCACCACGAAAGACTTCAGTTACAAGTCGACTCAAGGTGCCGGCCCCGGTTGGATGTTGATTGGTGATGCCTACAGTTTTATCGACCCAGTCTATTCCTCCGGCGTGTTTCTCGCGATGCATTCCGGCATGGTCGCCGCCGATGCCGTTCACGAAGCCCTGCAAGCGAACGATCTCTCTCCCGAACGCCTCGGAGCCTGGCAAGCCGACTACCGTAAAGGAGTCGAGAACTTCCGTAAACTGGTTCTGGCCTTCTACACTCCCGAATTCCGTTTTGGTGAATTCCTGAAGGTCCACCCGCAATATCACTCCAACCTGGTCGATATCCTCATCGGCGACGTCTTCAAACCCAATGTCGGCGAAATGTTCGAAGCCATGGACAAATACCTGCCCGCGATTAAGTAAGGGTGAGGAAGTGTTTAGTAATGACTCCACGAATTTCCCGGAGAAGGCTGTTTTTCTCTTAAGTGAATTACCAAAAATTGGAGAGTAGTTATTACTGACTTATTGTCTGAGTATGTTGCGAAACACACCGTGTGAAAAGAGTAATCACAAACGAGCCTTGCCTCTGAAAAGAATATCTCAGACGAGCAGAGCCTGCCTTAAATTGGAGAATGGTTTCTCCGGTCTACGATGTTGGTCTCCAGTCAATGGTCATCTGCGGTGTTCTGTTCTTGATCTCGCTCATCTTTCTATTGGCTGATTGCTTTCTGTTGACTGATTGAAAGTGGCTTCGCGTATCGAGGATACTGAAAGTGTGAGAGTGTCGGTACCTTTGAGCTCAGGGGTAAGTCCGGGTATAGTCTGCTTTTCTCCTTCTGGTTTCTCTCAAAGATGACATGTGCCATGTCGACTCCTCCCCTCCCTGATTCCGCTGAAACTGCGCCCGCTCCCCGCTGGGGGATTCCGATTGGGTTTGCTCTGTTTGCAATCACGCTTTTGCTCCCCGTTCCCGAAGGAATGCAACCCGCAGCGATGCGGTTGATTGCGACTGTCGTGTTAATGGGGGTCTTCTGGTTCACCGAGGCTCTTCCCACTGGTGCGACCAGTCTAATTCCTCTCGTTGCTTTCCCGCTGCTGGCCATCATGCCTTCCGACGTGGTCAGTCAGCAATATATGGATCAAAACATCCTGCTGTACCTGGGCGGGTTCATCATTGCGCTTGGGATTGAGAAGTGGAACCTGCATCGGAGGATGGCGCTGCATGTCGTGAAGCGCGTCGGAGAAAATCCGCGCCGTCTGGTGCTGGGGTTCATGCTGGGGACAGCCTGTATGTCGATGTGGATCAGCAATACCGCATCGACTCTCTTGATGTTACCGCTAGCGACGGCGCTGTTAACTTCGCTACGGGAAACGGGACGCACCCGTAAAGAACTGGCGCTGCTCTCGCCAGTCTTATTATTGGGTATAGCGTATGCTGCCAGCATTGGCGGCAGTACGACATTGGTAGGAACGCCAACAAATCTGATTTTCGTGAAAGTCTGGGCGGATCAATTTCCAGATCAAGCTCCGCTTTCGGCCGGACAATGGATGATTCATTTTGTGCCGGTGGGAATCGTGCTCTTGATCACCGCGTGGTTGATGTTAATTCGTGGATTGCCGCGTATGTCTGATAGTACCGTGGGGGAAACCGGTTTCATCGATCGCAAACTGCGTGAGTTGGGACCACCTTCGCAGGCCGAATACGTAATGGGAGTACTGTTTGTCTGCACGGCGTTCTTGTGGATTTTCCGAGAGCCTATCCAAATCACCGAGCAGTTTGTGATTCCCGGGTGGCGTCCATTTCTGTTAAGTCATCTCAGTTATTTCAGCGAAATCGATCTGACGAAAACCAAGTATCTGCACGATTCAACCGTAGCGATTGGCGTCGCACTACTGATGTTCTTCATCCCAGTCAAAGGGCAGGGGGCGAAATTCGCCAGACCTCTTATGGATTGGGATACGGTTAACAAAGTTCCCTGGGCAATTCTGTTTTTAATTGGGGGTGGGTTTGCGATTGCGTCTGCCGCGCAGGCCACCGAACTTTCCAACTGGATCGGACAAGTTCTCGTCACGCATCTTTCCGGTTGGCCTCCCTGGGCGTGGGTTCTCTCGATCTGCCTGTTGATGACTTTTTTAACCGAGTTCACTTCGAACGTGGCCACCGCCAGTGCGCTAATGCCAATCCTGGCACTCACGGCAATAGGTTTGGGAACCGACCCACAATTGCTCATGCTCCCCGCAATTCTTTCGACCAGTTGTGCCTTCATGATGCCCATTGCGACGCCACCGAATGCGATTGTCTACAGTTCGGGCGTGGTGAGCATGCAGCAAATGGCGCGGGTGGGGATTCAGATGAACGTCGTCTTCGCTCTGATCATCACCGCAGCAACATTCCTCTGGCTGACATGAGAGCGTGGCCATGTCGCAATAGCTGATCGGTTTTGGAGTAGAGGGGCGCAATCAGGGCTCAGAAGGCACAAAAAGCGAGGTGACTCGAGAGATTCAGCTCAGGATTGTTCGCGTTTAACGTTAAAACCCATGTAGCCAACGATCGCACAGCAGATCAGCAGGACGATGTCGAGGGTGGTCGTTCCGCGGAAGGGGATCCCCAGAATCAGGTCGAGAATACAGAGAATACCAACCACGATGGCGACGGCCAGTGATCCGTAAACCATTTTTTTGACGGTGCGATTCATTGGAAATCTAATCTCAACGTGTTGGGCGGTCAGGAATTACATCAGTCTCATTTTGTGTTAAAAGACGACTGATGGCAAGTATACCCCACGAATTGCCCCGATTGCCAGCCGGTTTTTTCTTGGGCAAGTCTTATAATCCTCCCTTTTTCCCCGAAAACAGGGCCATATGTCCGTAAGATGGGGCCTGTTCCAGGCCTGTTTCCTGCGGGAACTCCCCGAACCGTCCAGCAGCCACCCGTCGAGGTTGACCTTAATCCCGTAGTGAATCTATACTTGCGACTTTCGATTTTTCCATCTTCCCCCCCCCCTCGAACCGGTCTCGATCATCGTTGGTGGCATTTGCTGACCCACTCTATGGATTGCAGCAGAGAGCCCACCTGCAGGTGAACCGAGGCAGCTTCCAGAATTTCTCGCAAGGGCGAGTCCATGAAAAGTGAAGAACGCCACCATCTTAAAGAAAACGATCTGCAGAACTTGCTGGTGAAAACCAAGCCTTTTCTGGAGAAGAATCTCAGCATGATCGTTGCCGTTGGACTGGCCATTGTGATTGCTGCGGTTGTCTGGTTGTGGATGCATCGACCTCCCTCTTCCGAGACCGCCAGTGCGGCGTCGGGTATGCTTACCGCTTATACACAGCAGGATTACGGCAGCATCGCTTCCGATTCCCGTTACAAAGATACTCAGATTGGGTACTGGGCTTCCGTTAAAGAAGCCGACGCGCTGCTTGCTAACGGCGTTATTTTGATGTTTTCGGACCGCGCGGGCGCCGTTTCTGATCTTAAACAGGCACTTGAAAACTACAACTTGATTCTGGAAAAATCCTCAGACAAAGAATTACGGGAACTCTCGCTGTATGGCAAAGGCTGCACGCTGGAAGCGTTATGCGATGGTGACACCACAGAGGCAGTTGAAACTTTCGAAATCTTCGTCAACGAATTCGGAGAAACATCGGTCTACACACCCGATGCCGTTAGACGCGCACAACGGTTGAAAAAACCGAACGTCCAGGCGATGTATAAATGGATGGCTGAAAACGCCGGAAAACCCATCGCCGAACAACGTCCCCTGGATGGAATGTTAAACAATCCTCTCGAAGGACTGCTCTCACCAGGCGGTAGTGTCCCCGGAGCCACTGTCCCCGGAGCCACTGTACCGGATGCGTCTGCCCCTACTGGACCGCAGATGACGCCGCAGTCGCCTGCAAAAGCGGAAACTGCCACGCCTGAAGAACCAGCCAGCGAAGATTCGACTCCAGCAGAACCTGTCACGGAAGATCCCGCTGCAGAAAAACCAGTCACTGAAGAGCCAGCAACTGAAGAACCTAAACCGGCTGAATCTACTCCTGAAGAATCAGCCAGCGAAGAAGCCAAGCCAGCGGAAGCAACGGAAACTGCTGCTGAGACTTCGGCAGAAGAGGTTCCCGCTGAACCCGCCCAACCCGAATGAATAACGATAACGATAACGAATCTGAAGACCCCTTGGAATTCTTAGAGACACCACCGGAGCTGACTTCGGATCCGGTGGATCTGGTCGTGGAGTCCCGGGCACATGGCTGGCGACTTGACCATTACCTCACGCGGCTCTACCCCAACTACAGTCGTCAACTGTTCAATCGTGCAATCCGCATCGGTGCGGTGCAAGTGAATGGGCTGGACGCCAAAAAATCGCGCCGTTTACGCGTGAACGATCGCATTACTGTCCGGCTTCCGGAAGAGCCGGACAGCAGCATTCAGCCCGAGAACATCCCGCTTGACGTAATCTATGAAGATGAGCATCTCGTCGTCATTAACAAACAAGCCAATATGATTGTGCACCCGGGGAAAGGCAACTACAGTGGAACTCTGGCCGGGGCACTGCAGTTTCATTTTGATCAGCTTTCCGACAGTGCCGGGCAACATCGACCTGGTATCGTGCATCGTCTCGATCGCGACACGACTGGCGTCATCATCATCGCCAAAAATAATCAGGTTCATGACAAGCTGAGCAAGCAGTTTGCAGATCGTGTCGTCAACAAGGAATACCGGGCGCTTACCTGGTACGAACTCGATTTCGATGCGGACTACATCGAG is part of the Polystyrenella longa genome and harbors:
- a CDS encoding DUF1501 domain-containing protein, translated to MWNINRRRCLQTLAGSIAGASASPWLRPLAQAMAAEKTGSPKRNLIVLWMTGGPSQLDTFDLKPEHENGGEFKPIDTNVPGIQISEHLPQLAQQADKLAIIRSLSTKEGDHARGTYLMHTGQRPGAPINYPSICASLSKELRGSDDTLPNFMSVGGQLINFGMEIGPGFLGPGFAPLSVRAQAIPSQGGGTPTDASAESNPNNENAAMAYPSFRVEDLALGGSLDADQHQKRTELWSRLQTDFANRQGTSSALASHQTVYQRAMNMMNGPAGKLFDLSDEPEELRQAYGTGVFGQSCLLARRLIEAGVSVIEVPFDGVSWDTHADNFTAVKNLSGELDSAWSTLMTDLDQRGLLETTTILWMGEFGRTPNINGNSGRDHFAQAWSCVFAGGGINGGQVYGATNESGMEVTNQKVEVGDVLTTLCDAVDIPSYTQNMSNLGRPINIAEGTAIVDVLS
- a CDS encoding DUF1549 and DUF1553 domain-containing protein, which translates into the protein MRLHGYRFSLLLLTCLASVGQFGLLLSPAAAEESRLAEQIDARLQTVWKAQQLEPAEITSDTEFIRRATLDLTGLIPRVAEIYEFQENDSPNRRAELIDDLLSRPRHSVHLANLWRSYLLSENIENLNAAQIGGFEEWLRSRFRDNVSYNQLVRELLLAEGSFDQVGPALYYSSLQVKPEELARSTSRTFLGVQLDCAQCHDHPFDDWKQTDFWSFAAFFAQISPQADGNGQMIQGGPQLTDLPTGEVFLPDSEEKVLPRYFGETEPIDTKTTTRRSALADWMTSEENMLFARATVNRVWSHLFGLGIVNPPDNFSSSNPPMDEELLDLIAHDFVEHQYDLRYLLRELTNTHAYQLSSRGAENEAQEQNDQRIRYFARHAMKPFTADQLYDGLAQATSQPLLSSAAGMFDIDPRRTEFIQKFKRTGDNQTDYQSGIPQALTLMNGTLTNQAVTVEESNILKALSAPFYTDAERINTLFLATLSHPPEEETAAMFLDYLNEQPDSQSKQAALGHILWALLNSAEFTMNY
- a CDS encoding NAD(P)/FAD-dependent oxidoreductase gives rise to the protein MDMPAPESNILDNLEAPAAAYDAIVIGAGPAGSSFAALFAEQGHSVLLLERAPFPRFHVGESLIPETYWALERLGLIEKMKASEFPRKYSVQFISGDGRESSPFYFDEYNDHESAITWQVVRSEFDQLLVDNAREKGADVRIGGQVLDVLFDGDRATGVKVRFGKGDEATTQEIASKVIVDASGQTAFLASRLKLKEPDPQLQKGTVWSYFKGARRGEGRDEGATLILSTEGKKSWFWYIPLTDDIVSVGCTGEMDYMFGNKRGTPEEIFKDELSRCVGLQSRLDCAEWPTEFRTTKDFSYKSTQGAGPGWMLIGDAYSFIDPVYSSGVFLAMHSGMVAADAVHEALQANDLSPERLGAWQADYRKGVENFRKLVLAFYTPEFRFGEFLKVHPQYHSNLVDILIGDVFKPNVGEMFEAMDKYLPAIK
- a CDS encoding SLC13 family permease, which translates into the protein MSTPPLPDSAETAPAPRWGIPIGFALFAITLLLPVPEGMQPAAMRLIATVVLMGVFWFTEALPTGATSLIPLVAFPLLAIMPSDVVSQQYMDQNILLYLGGFIIALGIEKWNLHRRMALHVVKRVGENPRRLVLGFMLGTACMSMWISNTASTLLMLPLATALLTSLRETGRTRKELALLSPVLLLGIAYAASIGGSTTLVGTPTNLIFVKVWADQFPDQAPLSAGQWMIHFVPVGIVLLITAWLMLIRGLPRMSDSTVGETGFIDRKLRELGPPSQAEYVMGVLFVCTAFLWIFREPIQITEQFVIPGWRPFLLSHLSYFSEIDLTKTKYLHDSTVAIGVALLMFFIPVKGQGAKFARPLMDWDTVNKVPWAILFLIGGGFAIASAAQATELSNWIGQVLVTHLSGWPPWAWVLSICLLMTFLTEFTSNVATASALMPILALTAIGLGTDPQLLMLPAILSTSCAFMMPIATPPNAIVYSSGVVSMQQMARVGIQMNVVFALIITAATFLWLT
- a CDS encoding tetratricopeptide repeat protein; the encoded protein is MKSEERHHLKENDLQNLLVKTKPFLEKNLSMIVAVGLAIVIAAVVWLWMHRPPSSETASAASGMLTAYTQQDYGSIASDSRYKDTQIGYWASVKEADALLANGVILMFSDRAGAVSDLKQALENYNLILEKSSDKELRELSLYGKGCTLEALCDGDTTEAVETFEIFVNEFGETSVYTPDAVRRAQRLKKPNVQAMYKWMAENAGKPIAEQRPLDGMLNNPLEGLLSPGGSVPGATVPGATVPDASAPTGPQMTPQSPAKAETATPEEPASEDSTPAEPVTEDPAAEKPVTEEPATEEPKPAESTPEESASEEAKPAEATETAAETSAEEVPAEPAQPE
- a CDS encoding RluA family pseudouridine synthase, coding for MNNDNDNESEDPLEFLETPPELTSDPVDLVVESRAHGWRLDHYLTRLYPNYSRQLFNRAIRIGAVQVNGLDAKKSRRLRVNDRITVRLPEEPDSSIQPENIPLDVIYEDEHLVVINKQANMIVHPGKGNYSGTLAGALQFHFDQLSDSAGQHRPGIVHRLDRDTTGVIIIAKNNQVHDKLSKQFADRVVNKEYRALTWYELDFDADYIETHIRQSYRNRERMIVTEEAENTRFAKTFFEVLERFDGFTYVKLLPETGRTHQLRVHMQHKGCSLLADVLYKGGPEFRLSNLTDVASSGLSDIELDEVLISRQALHAFRLEITHPQSGKRMQFEAPLPEDFMKTLEALRRYRSKK